AGCGACTTGGCCAGTTTGCTGAGCGCCTGCTCCCGGACGATCGCCGCGCGGACGAAGGTCAGCTTGCCCTCCGGCCAGTCCGGGTACACGCGGAACAAATGTTGTGACGTCGCGAGCTGCAGAACCGCGTCGCCGAGAAACTCGAGCCGTTCGTTATGCACCGCGTCCTTATGTTCGTTCACGTATGAAGAATGGGTAAACGCTTCGCGTAGAAGCGAAGCGTCTCGGAAATGGATATTCAACTGCTGCTGAAGGCGTTCGAAATCGTTCATGCTACCCGCCTAAGCTTCAAATTTCTTGAGGATGATCGTCGCGTTGTGACCGCCGAATCCGAAGGAGTTCGAGAGCGCCACGCGCGCGTTCGTTTCGCGCGGCACGTTCGGCACGTAGTCGAGATCGCACTCCGGATCTTGATCTTCAAGGTTGATCGTCGGCGGAAGCTTGCCGCGCGACAGCGCCAGCGCGCAAATGACGGCTTCGACGCCGCCGGCCGCGCCGAGCAAGTGGCCCGTCATGGACTTGGTGGACGAAACGGCCAGTTTGTAGGCGTGGTCGCCGAACGTCGCTTTGATCGCCGTCGTTTCGGAAATGTCGCCGACCGGCGTCGACGTCCCGTGCGCGTTAATGTAGTCGACTTCCTCCGGGGAGATGCCCGCGTCCGCCAGCGCTTTGCGCATGCAGCGCGCGGCGCCGTTCGGATCCGGATCGGTCATATGGTGCGCGTCGCCGCTCATGCCGTAGCCGATCACTTCGCCGTAAATGCGCGCGCCGCGCTTCGTCGCGTGCTCGAGCGTCTCCAGAATGAGCACGCCCGCGCCTTCGCCCATGACGAAGCCATCGCGGCCGACGTCGAACGGACGGCTCGCGCGCTCCGGTTCGTCGTTGCGCGTCGACATCGCCCGCATCGAGCAGAAGCCCGCGAGGCCCGTCGGGCGAATCGTCGCTTCCGCGCCGCCGCAAATCATGACGTCCGCTTCGCCGTTCTGCAGGAGTCGGAACGAATCGCCGATCGTATGCGTGCCCGTCGCGCAGGCCGTCACGGTCGTCGAGTTCGGACCTTTCGCCCCCGTCATGATCGACACTTGCCCGGAGGCCATGTTCGCGATCATCATCGGGATAAAGAACGGGGATACCCGTTTCGGGCCTTTCTCGAGCAGCGTGCGGTACTGATCCTCGAACGTGCCGAGACCGC
The window above is part of the Paenibacillus sp. genome. Proteins encoded here:
- the fabF gene encoding beta-ketoacyl-ACP synthase II, whose amino-acid sequence is MKHRVVITGMSAITSLGRDLDTFWDHLMSGKSGVSAIESFDVSEYPTRIAAEIKDWDPEAYIDRKEARRMDRYVQFAAAAAKLALEDAKLSVTEDADPERVGVYIGSGIGGLGTFEDQYRTLLEKGPKRVSPFFIPMMIANMASGQVSIMTGAKGPNSTTVTACATGTHTIGDSFRLLQNGEADVMICGGAEATIRPTGLAGFCSMRAMSTRNDEPERASRPFDVGRDGFVMGEGAGVLILETLEHATKRGARIYGEVIGYGMSGDAHHMTDPDPNGAARCMRKALADAGISPEEVDYINAHGTSTPVGDISETTAIKATFGDHAYKLAVSSTKSMTGHLLGAAGGVEAVICALALSRGKLPPTINLEDQDPECDLDYVPNVPRETNARVALSNSFGFGGHNATIILKKFEA